In one Paracholeplasma manati genomic region, the following are encoded:
- a CDS encoding ABC transporter ATP-binding protein, giving the protein MDAILEIKHLKKYYGEIKAVDDISFNVRRGSLFAFLGPNGAGKSTTIKVISTLLDLDSGAVLLNGQSEDTYFRNKIGVVFQENILDDLLTVKENLLYRGSLYINDKAGVLKRYEELRSYLHLDEFENQRFRTLSGGQKRRTEIARALFSNPEILLLDEPTTGLDPETRQVVWKVIDDLKTSSGMTIFLTTHYMEEAAVADHVVIINKGKICAEGTPAALKDQYSYDRLKLVPFNKKALVDYLESIQRPYKKVSDEYVIQVEDAKDAIQLLEVLKENIKQFEVIKGSMDDVFIQVIGSEHHV; this is encoded by the coding sequence ATGGACGCTATTTTAGAAATTAAGCACTTAAAGAAGTACTATGGTGAAATCAAAGCCGTCGATGACATTTCCTTTAATGTCAGAAGAGGCTCATTATTCGCTTTTTTAGGACCGAACGGGGCAGGTAAATCGACCACCATCAAAGTGATATCCACCCTACTCGATTTGGATTCAGGAGCAGTATTGTTAAATGGACAATCGGAAGATACCTACTTCAGAAATAAAATAGGTGTGGTGTTCCAAGAGAACATCTTAGACGATTTATTAACGGTTAAAGAAAACTTACTCTATCGTGGGTCTTTATACATCAACGATAAAGCAGGCGTACTCAAACGCTATGAAGAATTGAGAAGTTACTTACACCTAGATGAGTTTGAGAACCAACGTTTTAGAACCCTATCTGGGGGTCAAAAAAGAAGAACAGAGATTGCGAGAGCTTTGTTCTCAAACCCAGAAATCTTATTGCTAGATGAACCAACCACAGGCTTAGACCCAGAAACCAGACAAGTGGTTTGGAAGGTCATTGATGATTTAAAAACCTCTTCCGGGATGACCATTTTCCTAACCACACATTACATGGAAGAAGCGGCTGTGGCGGACCATGTGGTGATCATCAATAAAGGGAAAATATGTGCTGAAGGGACCCCTGCAGCACTGAAAGACCAATACTCTTATGACCGATTAAAATTGGTACCATTCAATAAAAAAGCTTTGGTAGATTACCTAGAATCCATCCAAAGACCTTATAAGAAAGTATCAGATGAATATGTCATTCAAGTGGAGGATGCGAAAGACGCCATTCAACTACTAGAAGTATTGAAAGAAAACATCAAACAATTCGAAGTCATCAAAGGCTCGATGGATGATGTCTTCATTCAAGTGATTGGAAGTGAACACCATGTTTAA
- a CDS encoding LacI family DNA-binding transcriptional regulator: MPTIRDVAKKAGVSISTASYALNNQTNVHPDTKQKILAIAKELNYYPNGSARNLKTKRTGNIGVFVYGFAGPIFSDVLEGIRQTLQANNLNIIVSSGKASSNLLKERQVDGAIVFDGQLTDEVLIHYASQGHPLFVLDRNLVGNNIYSSVIDNEGLVYRFIKEMIQKGYDDFAFLSGPTIAFNNNHRYDGFKQALQEHRLSHTYIQGDFTIQSGYQAGLLLLKQDKRPRFVFCANDESAIGLIEALKQGGVKIPEDVAVAGFDNIVLDEYITPKLTTIGIDHMEWGKRVANALMDIINDHIPKDIQEPIGKIIYRESC, translated from the coding sequence ATGCCTACAATTAGAGATGTTGCGAAAAAAGCGGGGGTATCCATCTCCACCGCTTCTTACGCACTGAATAACCAAACCAATGTCCATCCAGACACCAAACAGAAGATTTTAGCCATCGCGAAAGAACTCAATTACTACCCGAATGGGAGTGCGAGAAACCTAAAAACCAAACGTACCGGGAACATCGGTGTCTTTGTCTATGGGTTCGCTGGTCCAATCTTCTCGGATGTCCTAGAAGGCATCAGACAAACCTTACAAGCGAACAACTTAAACATCATTGTCAGCTCGGGTAAAGCCTCTTCCAATTTACTGAAAGAACGTCAAGTCGATGGTGCAATCGTATTTGATGGCCAGTTGACCGATGAGGTTTTAATTCATTATGCTTCACAGGGCCATCCACTATTTGTCCTCGATCGTAATCTCGTTGGAAACAACATTTATTCATCGGTCATCGACAATGAAGGCTTGGTTTATCGATTCATCAAAGAAATGATTCAAAAAGGGTATGACGATTTCGCTTTCCTATCGGGACCAACCATCGCCTTTAACAACAACCACCGCTATGATGGGTTCAAACAAGCCCTCCAAGAACATCGGTTATCACATACGTATATTCAAGGAGATTTCACCATCCAAAGCGGATACCAAGCAGGGTTATTGTTGTTAAAACAAGACAAACGCCCCCGTTTTGTCTTCTGTGCGAACGATGAGTCCGCGATTGGACTGATTGAAGCGTTGAAACAAGGTGGGGTCAAAATTCCTGAGGACGTCGCGGTCGCGGGATTTGACAACATTGTATTGGATGAATACATTACACCGAAACTCACCACCATTGGAATCGACCATATGGAATGGGGAAAACGGGTCGCGAACGCGTTGATGGATATCATCAACGACCATATACCTAAAGATATTCAAGAACCGATTGGTAAAATCATTTACCGTGAATCGTGCTGA
- a CDS encoding DUF4886 domain-containing protein, protein MKKLMYILVGLLLVTSLAACVPAEDPVKYTVTFMSDGGSVVTPVEVNENGLVSKPTDPTRSGYTFDGWYKEEALTTPWNFTSDKVTGHISLYAKWTAVQGPYTVTFMTNGSVIPPVSVNAGSTVSKPADPTREHFTFDGWYTDVAYTNAYVFTSAVNANITLYAKWNPIVLVVTFESNGGSVVASVNVNSGTALAEPTAPTKENYTFGGWYVEAELVTPYVFTDVVNNSFTLYAKWIESTPMVSFDVDGGSAVTAVSVENNVVIARPADPVKSGFLFAGWYRDQAHTDLWNFEVDAPTESITLYAKWKAETNFNQTFKVLSIGNSFSEDAQRFLWSIAQSYGIPAENIVVANMYIGGSELAQHVTNIANDAAAYQYQLFEDATVEIINGVKLSAAIRAESWDVVTFQQASHYSGLPAQYANHIETLTRFVEQNATNPNVQIMWHMTWAYQQTSTHSGFLNYDKDQMTMYNAILNAVAQKVDPISQVMNVIPAGTAIQNARTSYIGDLFTRDGYHLSDPLGRYIAGLSFFKTITGFDLSASLYRPSGITEHLQALAIEAVNGANQNPYQVTNSTFTTEPEPEPIEVNGVLYPFTYVQGFWADNATAVSPDTDALHNSFAAVMPIPKYMLPVGSEIVLQPGYQYRVIYLEKTGEDTYHVLSRSVLYTAPYIEIDAAFWGSYTHVAFNITTNPTSNISARLDEVAGKLKLYHPAGTGLGHVDSDLTWSSGIWQQDGHALAESVYHRSSNPLTAAYYNNDTVVEVEAGYKFAYVVLNYVEGQYNVLSVSDYQTAPLYIDEAFSTGKELIAFIITTTNSDVDMTALDMATVVDLHPAVIPHVDQEFSFISGYWELNKNAITTTNANMTFLNGFAASQPQSKAYYSSINSITIAAGYQVRVIYLSYDNYGKYTVLLRTNNLTGTIVLDETFWGAYEYIAFNISSVPSSDLSVALDTLPSKFSYDMDPIVFSSGYWNTNGTALTAGVNFGGSNIIPRQFIPAGTTVQIEAGYQVRVIFFNYIEGTGFKVVSRTENFVGSAPLTNGFYQGFQYVGFNISTAPTATNISAVLDTMPTKLAFVPFAGPAVAHVDQPLSFVSGYWNNFAIAVTPGTDAFSKGFAASNVLSKESMADVTEIQIAAGYQVRVIYMDYSYNTYSVMFRTNNLTGTIVTDAAFWGNYQYVAFNISSVPATDLSGSLETLPALITFVRMPS, encoded by the coding sequence AACTGATGTACATCTTGGTTGGCTTACTATTAGTAACCAGTCTCGCCGCTTGTGTACCAGCTGAAGATCCGGTGAAGTATACCGTTACCTTCATGTCTGATGGTGGGTCTGTTGTTACACCTGTAGAAGTCAATGAAAATGGTTTAGTATCCAAACCAACCGACCCAACCAGATCGGGTTATACCTTTGATGGTTGGTATAAAGAAGAAGCACTTACAACCCCTTGGAATTTCACCAGTGATAAAGTTACCGGTCATATTTCTTTGTACGCGAAATGGACAGCCGTACAAGGACCTTATACAGTGACATTTATGACCAATGGTTCTGTCATTCCACCGGTTTCAGTCAATGCTGGTAGCACGGTTTCAAAACCAGCAGACCCAACAAGAGAACATTTCACATTTGATGGTTGGTATACCGATGTCGCTTATACCAATGCATACGTATTCACATCCGCTGTGAACGCGAACATCACCTTGTATGCAAAATGGAACCCAATCGTTTTAGTGGTTACCTTTGAATCCAATGGTGGTTCAGTTGTAGCATCTGTCAATGTCAACTCCGGGACTGCACTTGCAGAACCAACGGCACCTACCAAAGAAAACTATACCTTTGGTGGCTGGTATGTGGAAGCTGAATTGGTCACCCCATATGTATTTACAGATGTTGTGAATAACAGCTTTACCCTATACGCTAAATGGATTGAATCCACACCAATGGTTTCATTCGATGTCGATGGTGGTTCAGCAGTCACTGCTGTTTCAGTTGAAAACAACGTTGTCATCGCACGTCCAGCAGACCCAGTGAAATCTGGATTCTTGTTTGCCGGATGGTACCGCGATCAAGCACACACGGATTTATGGAACTTTGAAGTAGACGCGCCAACCGAAAGCATCACTTTGTATGCGAAATGGAAAGCAGAAACCAATTTCAATCAAACCTTTAAAGTATTATCGATTGGTAATAGCTTCTCTGAAGATGCCCAACGTTTCTTATGGAGCATTGCACAATCTTATGGCATCCCAGCAGAAAATATCGTGGTAGCGAACATGTACATTGGTGGGTCAGAATTGGCTCAACATGTCACCAACATCGCGAATGACGCAGCTGCATACCAATATCAATTATTTGAAGACGCTACCGTTGAAATCATCAATGGTGTTAAATTATCCGCAGCGATTCGTGCAGAAAGTTGGGACGTCGTGACCTTCCAACAAGCCAGCCATTATAGTGGCTTACCTGCACAATACGCAAACCACATCGAAACCTTAACCCGTTTCGTTGAACAAAACGCAACCAATCCAAATGTTCAAATCATGTGGCACATGACTTGGGCATACCAACAAACCAGCACCCATAGTGGTTTCCTAAACTATGATAAAGATCAAATGACCATGTACAATGCGATTTTAAACGCGGTTGCACAAAAAGTTGATCCGATTTCTCAAGTGATGAACGTCATCCCTGCAGGTACCGCGATTCAAAATGCGCGTACATCCTATATTGGCGACTTATTCACCAGAGATGGTTATCACTTATCTGACCCACTTGGCCGTTACATCGCGGGCTTATCTTTCTTTAAGACCATCACTGGTTTTGATTTAAGCGCATCGCTTTACCGCCCATCGGGTATTACCGAACACTTACAAGCATTGGCCATTGAAGCGGTCAATGGGGCAAACCAAAACCCTTATCAAGTCACCAATTCAACATTTACCACCGAACCTGAACCAGAACCAATCGAAGTCAATGGCGTGTTATACCCATTCACTTACGTTCAAGGCTTCTGGGCAGATAACGCAACCGCTGTATCACCAGATACCGATGCATTGCATAACAGCTTCGCAGCCGTCATGCCAATTCCTAAGTATATGTTACCGGTTGGTTCTGAAATCGTCTTACAACCAGGGTATCAATACCGTGTCATCTATCTAGAAAAGACTGGCGAAGATACATACCATGTCTTATCAAGATCCGTATTATATACAGCACCTTATATTGAAATTGACGCAGCATTCTGGGGTTCATACACCCATGTCGCATTCAACATTACCACCAACCCAACTTCGAACATCTCAGCACGTCTAGATGAAGTGGCTGGCAAACTCAAACTATATCACCCAGCAGGCACCGGTTTAGGTCATGTCGATTCAGACTTAACATGGTCTTCAGGTATTTGGCAACAAGATGGTCATGCGTTGGCTGAATCGGTTTATCACCGTTCATCTAACCCACTCACCGCTGCTTATTACAACAACGATACCGTCGTTGAAGTTGAAGCAGGCTACAAGTTTGCGTATGTGGTATTAAACTATGTTGAAGGCCAATACAATGTCTTATCGGTCAGCGATTATCAAACTGCACCATTATACATCGATGAAGCATTCTCAACAGGTAAGGAACTCATCGCGTTCATCATTACCACCACCAATTCGGATGTGGATATGACGGCACTCGATATGGCAACCGTGGTGGATTTACACCCAGCGGTCATCCCTCATGTCGATCAAGAATTCAGTTTCATCTCTGGTTACTGGGAATTGAATAAGAACGCCATCACAACCACCAACGCGAACATGACTTTCTTAAATGGATTCGCGGCGTCTCAACCACAATCCAAAGCTTACTATTCAAGCATTAATTCAATTACCATCGCGGCTGGCTATCAAGTCAGAGTCATTTACTTAAGCTATGATAACTACGGAAAATACACCGTTTTACTACGTACCAACAATTTAACTGGTACAATAGTATTAGATGAGACATTCTGGGGTGCGTATGAATACATCGCATTCAACATTTCCTCAGTACCGTCTTCAGACCTTTCTGTCGCCTTAGACACATTACCATCGAAGTTCAGTTATGATATGGACCCAATCGTCTTCAGTTCTGGTTATTGGAATACCAATGGCACAGCGTTAACCGCTGGTGTCAACTTTGGTGGATCCAACATCATCCCAAGACAATTCATCCCAGCAGGTACCACCGTTCAAATCGAAGCGGGTTATCAAGTTCGTGTGATTTTCTTTAATTACATTGAAGGGACAGGATTCAAAGTCGTTAGCCGTACTGAAAACTTTGTCGGTTCAGCACCACTCACCAATGGTTTCTATCAAGGCTTCCAATATGTGGGCTTCAACATCTCTACCGCACCAACAGCAACCAACATTTCTGCGGTATTAGACACCATGCCTACAAAATTAGCCTTCGTGCCATTTGCAGGACCTGCAGTCGCACACGTCGATCAACCATTATCGTTTGTCAGTGGTTATTGGAATAACTTCGCGATCGCTGTTACCCCAGGTACAGACGCCTTCTCGAAAGGTTTCGCAGCGTCTAATGTATTATCGAAAGAATCCATGGCTGACGTGACTGAAATTCAAATCGCAGCTGGTTATCAAGTGAGAGTCATCTATATGGATTACTCATACAACACCTATTCTGTCATGTTTAGAACCAATAACTTGACAGGCACCATCGTGACCGACGCCGCTTTCTGGGGCAATTACCAATACGTCGCGTTCAATATTTCATCTGTACCAGCCACTGATCTATCTGGATCATTGGAAACATTACCAGCACTCATCACATTTGTGAGAATGCCGTCTTAA